The Bosea sp. AS-1 region TCGAGGCCGAGGAGGCCGAATCGGCTGCGCGCGTCGAGGCGCTCAGGCTCGATGCCGAGGCGCGCGACGGCCGCATCGCCGAGCTCACCGCCATGCTCGACACGGCGACCGACGGCGTCGTCACCGTCGACGAGCGGGGCCGCATCCTTTCGCTCAACAAGGCGGCCGAGGCGCTGTTCGGCTACGATCAGCGCGAGGTCACCGGCGAACTCTTCACCCTGCTGTTCTCGGCGGAAAGCCATGCCCCGGCGCTCGACTATCTCGAAGGGCTGAAGGGAGGCGGCGTCGCCTCGGTGCTGAACGACGGGCGCGAGGTCGTCGGCCGCGTGCGTCAGGGCGGCAAGATCCCGCTCTTCATGACCATGGGCCAGATCGCGCATGGCGCCGACCCCCGCTTCTGCGCCGTGCTGCGCGACATCACCGCCTGGAAGAAGACCGAAGGCGAGCTGGTCGACGCGCGCAAGGCGGCCGAGATGGCCAGCGCCCAGAAATCCGACGTGCTCGCCAAGATCAGCCACGAGATCCGCACGCCGCTCAACGCCATCATCGGCTTCGCCGAGGTGATGGCGGAGGAGCGGTTCGGGCCGATCGAGAACGAGCGCTACAAGGAATATCTGCGCGACATCCACCAGTCGGGCGGCTACGTCATCAGCCTGGTCAACGACCTGCTCGACCTCGCCAAGATCGAGGCCGGCAAGCTCGAGCTCGACTTCGCCAGCGTCAACCTGAACGAGATCGCGCTCTCGACGGTGGCGCTGCTGCAGCCGGAGGCGCAGCGCGGCCGCGTGGTCCTGCGCTCGGGGCTTTCGCCCAAGCTGCCGCCGGTCGTCGCCGACGAGCGCTCGATCCGCCAGATCGCGATCAACCTGCTCTCCAACGCGGTGAAGTTCACCGATGCCGGTGGGCAGGTCATCATCTCGACGGCGCTCGGCGACCAGGGCGAGGCGATCCTGCGGGTGCGCGATACCGGCATCGGCATGGACGACGACGAGCTGAAGCTCGCGCTCGAACCCTTCCGGCAAGTGCCGACGACACGTCGCTCCGGCGGCACGGGCCTCGGCCTGCCGCTGACCAAGGCGCTGGTCGAGGCTAACCGCGCCGCGATGGCGATCACCAGCGTCAAGAAGGAAGGCACGCTGGTCGAGATCACCTTCCCACCGCAGCGCGTGCTGGCGAGCTGAGCGGCATTCGCTGGCTGATGCGGATCATCCCGGTCGAGCCCGGGATGATCATGTGCTTCCGCAGCGTCTACAGCAGCGTTCCGGTCAGGATCAGCGCCGCTACGCCGAAATAGATCACGAGACCCGTGACGTCGACCAGCGTCGCCACCAGCGGCGCCGAGGCGCTCGCCGGGTCGAAGCCCGCCCGCTTCAGCAGGAAGGGTAGCATCGAGCCCATCAGCGAGCCGAAGGTGACGATGCCGACAAGCGCGCCGCCGACCGTCGCCGCGATCAGCATCCAGTGCGGCCCGTAATCGTAGAAGCCGAGCCATTGCCAGAGCGCAATGCGGGCGACGCCGATGGCGCCGAGGATAGACCCCAGCACGAGGCCCGAAGGCAGCTCGCGCAGCAGAACCCGCCACCAGTCCTTCAGCGAGATCTCGCGCAGCGCCAGCGCCCGGATGATGAGCGAGGTCGCCTGCGAGCCGGAATTGCCGCCGGAGCTCATGATCAGCGGGATGAACAGAGTCAGCACGATCGCCTTCTCCAGCTCCGTCTCGAAGAACTGCATCGCCGAGGCGGTCAGCATTTCGCCTAGCAGCAGGATGGAGAGCCAGCCGGCGCGCTTGCGGATCATCGAGAAGAAGCCGATCTCGTTGTAGGGCTCGTCGAGCGCCTCCATGCCACCGAGCTTCTGAACATCCTCGGTCGTCTCGGCGATCATCGCGTCGATGACGTCGTCGAAGGTGACGATGCCGATGACGCGGTCCTCCGCATCGACGACCGGGACCGAGAGCAGGTCGTATTTCGTGATCAGCCGCGCAACATCCTCGCGGTCGGTTTCCGGCGTGACCGTGATCGGCTTGTGGGCCGGCACGACGGATTCGACCGGCGCCGACGGGTCACCGCTGATCAGGCGGCGCAGCGAGACGGCGCGGACGAGCGCCTTGGTCGCGGGATCGAGCACATAGATCGCATAGACCGTCTCGCGCGAGCGCTCGACGCGGCGGATATGGTCGAGCGTCTGCTGCACCGTCCAGCTCGACGGCACGCTGACGAACTCGGTCGTCATGATCGAGCCGGCGCTGTGCTCGGGATAGGCGAGCAGCTTCCTCAGGTCGGAGCGCGTCTGACGATCCATGCGCGCCCCGAGGCGCTGGCGGGTCGCTTCGTCGAATTCCTGGAAGACGTCGGCGGCGCGGTCGGCCGACATCGCCGACAGCAAGGCGCCTGCCCGGTTGTCCGGCAGCAGCGCCAGCGCCTCGGCGGCGTCGGTCAGCTCGGGCTGGTCGAGCACCTCGACGGCACGCTCGAAGGGCATCTCCTGCAGGATATGCGCGATGGTCGCGCTGTCCTGCTCGTTGAGCATCTCGACGATGTCGGCGACATGCTCTTCCGCCAGCGTCTTGGCGACGACGACCGACAGGAGGTCGGGGGCGAGTTCGATCTCGTTCATGGCTCTTATCCTGGCGATCGGCCGTCGGCGCCGATCGCTAGGCTGAGCCGGGGACCCGGATCAGCCGCGCGAGGCGGCAGCAGACGGCTTCGACTGTCGACTGGGACTGTCGGTTGGCATCGGGTCTGGTTGTCCTGTGAGTGCCGGCTGCGAGAGCCGGCGACGGCTGGCCACATGCACCCGCAAGGCCGCGCCGTCAAACATTTTTTTGGCAATGCAACATCGATCTCCGGCCTTGGTCCGAGGCGAACCGCCGCCTATGGTGAGGAGGACGGAGTCGGCGGCCTCCCGGCGCTTCCGTCGCCCTCCTTCCGACACCGGATTCATGCGATGACCCTGACGATCTATGGCTGCTACCGCTCGCGCGCGACGCGCGTCATCTGGCTCGCCAACGAGCTCGGCCTGCCCTTCGAGCATGTGCCGGTCATCCAGGCCTATCGCCTGCCGGATCCGAACGCGCCCGGCGTGCCGCTCCACACGCGCAGCGTCGACTTCCTCAAGGTCAATCCGAACGGCCACATCCCCAGCATCGACGATGACGGCTTCAAGCTGCACGAATCGCTGGCGATCAACCTCTACCTCGCCCGCAAGCATGGCGGCCCGCTGGCGCCGAAGGATGCGCAGGAGGAAGGGCTCGCGATCATGTGGGCACTCTGGGCCGCGACGGAATGCGAGACGCATGCGCTCAACCTGCAGCAGCACCTCGCCGCCTTCCCGCCGGAGAAGCGCAGGCCGGAGGTGGCCGAGGCTTCGCTCGCCGCCCTCAAGGCGCCCTTCGCCGTGCTCGACACGGTGCTGGCCGAGGGTAAGGGCCATGTGATGGGCGGCCGGTTCACCGTCGCCGACATCAACGTCGCCGAGGTCATCCGCTACGCCAAGCCCGCCACGCAGCTGTTCGACGCCAACCCGAACGTCAAGGCCTGGCTCGATGCCTGCCAGGCGCGCCCAGCCTTCCAGGCGATGTGGCAGGCCCGCGACGCCGAAGCCGCCTGAGCCGGCCCGATCGCAGGAAACGGGTGGAGCCGGCAGCCGCCGGCTCCCATTGTCGGGCCAGTTCCCGCAAGCGACAGGTTTCCCATGCCCGCCCCCGCCCGCCAGCCCGTCATGGATCTCGGCGACTGGCTGCTGCTCCTGCTGCTTTCGCTGCTCTGGGGCGGCTCCTTCTTCTTCGGCAAGATCGCCGTCTCGGAGTGGCCGCCGCTGGCGGTGGTGCTCGCGCGCGTCGGACTCGCGGCGGCAGCGCTCCTCGTCGTCGTCAGGCTGTCAGGGCTGTCGATGCGCGTCGGCCGGCCAATGTGGCTCGCCTTCTTCGGCATGGGGCTGCTCAATAACCTCATCCCCTTCGGGCTGATCTTCTGGGGTCAGACGCAGATCGCCAGCGGGCTGGCCTCAATCCTCAACGCGACGACGCCGCTCTTCGGCGTCATGGTCGCGCATGTCTTCGGCAAGGACGAGAAGGCGAGCGGGCTGAAGCTCGCCGGTGTCCTGGCCGGCATCGTCGGCGTTGCGATCCTGATGGGGCCGGACGCCACCTCCGGCCTCGGCGGCGCGCTCCTGCCGCAACTGGCCTGTCTCGCCGCTGCCCTCTCCTACGGCTTCGCGGCGCTCTATGGCCGGCGCTTCCGCGAGCTTCCGCCGCTTGTCACCGCTGCCGGCCAGGTCAGCGCCACCACTCTGATGACGATCCCGCTCGTCATCCTGGCCAATCCGCCCTGGCTCCTGCCGGTGCCCAGCCTCCACGTGACGCTGGCGCTGGTCGGGCTCGCCCTGCTCTCGACGGCGCTGGCCTATGTCATCTTCTTCCGGATCATGCGCCGGGCCGGTGGAACCAATGTCATCCTGGTCACCTTCCTCGTCCCGGTGAGCGCGATCCTGCTGGGCTCGGTCTTTCTCGGCGAAGCGCTGCTGCCGCGCCACTTCCTCGGCATGGCCGCCATCGCCGTCGGCCTGTTGCTGATCGATGGGCGGATCGTAAAAATGACCTGCCTGCGTCCGGCCTAGGCCAAAAGGCTTTATTGCCGAAAGATTATGAATTGTTCTAGGGTCGACTTGTCGGCTGGAGGCTTTATTGGCCACGCCCCACTGACTGAGATATCGCGGCAAGCGATACGGGG contains the following coding sequences:
- the mgtE gene encoding magnesium transporter; this encodes MNEIELAPDLLSVVVAKTLAEEHVADIVEMLNEQDSATIAHILQEMPFERAVEVLDQPELTDAAEALALLPDNRAGALLSAMSADRAADVFQEFDEATRQRLGARMDRQTRSDLRKLLAYPEHSAGSIMTTEFVSVPSSWTVQQTLDHIRRVERSRETVYAIYVLDPATKALVRAVSLRRLISGDPSAPVESVVPAHKPITVTPETDREDVARLITKYDLLSVPVVDAEDRVIGIVTFDDVIDAMIAETTEDVQKLGGMEALDEPYNEIGFFSMIRKRAGWLSILLLGEMLTASAMQFFETELEKAIVLTLFIPLIMSSGGNSGSQATSLIIRALALREISLKDWWRVLLRELPSGLVLGSILGAIGVARIALWQWLGFYDYGPHWMLIAATVGGALVGIVTFGSLMGSMLPFLLKRAGFDPASASAPLVATLVDVTGLVIYFGVAALILTGTLL
- a CDS encoding glutathione S-transferase family protein codes for the protein MTLTIYGCYRSRATRVIWLANELGLPFEHVPVIQAYRLPDPNAPGVPLHTRSVDFLKVNPNGHIPSIDDDGFKLHESLAINLYLARKHGGPLAPKDAQEEGLAIMWALWAATECETHALNLQQHLAAFPPEKRRPEVAEASLAALKAPFAVLDTVLAEGKGHVMGGRFTVADINVAEVIRYAKPATQLFDANPNVKAWLDACQARPAFQAMWQARDAEAA
- a CDS encoding DMT family transporter translates to MPAPARQPVMDLGDWLLLLLLSLLWGGSFFFGKIAVSEWPPLAVVLARVGLAAAALLVVVRLSGLSMRVGRPMWLAFFGMGLLNNLIPFGLIFWGQTQIASGLASILNATTPLFGVMVAHVFGKDEKASGLKLAGVLAGIVGVAILMGPDATSGLGGALLPQLACLAAALSYGFAALYGRRFRELPPLVTAAGQVSATTLMTIPLVILANPPWLLPVPSLHVTLALVGLALLSTALAYVIFFRIMRRAGGTNVILVTFLVPVSAILLGSVFLGEALLPRHFLGMAAIAVGLLLIDGRIVKMTCLRPA